A portion of the candidate division WOR-3 bacterium genome contains these proteins:
- a CDS encoding biopolymer transporter ExbD → MRRRKKIQFTTEPQGLILNSLVDIALSLVIGFIVAIPLFFESGIFVNTPGVATGSAAEVSDIKVNIHLLNDGGILLNEEPVTYEKLEELLPQLLARSLEKRVIVSTDSEVTYERVIQILDLAKQKGAGELALLRSRR, encoded by the coding sequence ATGAGAAGGAGAAAAAAGATTCAATTCACCACCGAGCCTCAAGGTTTGATTCTCAATTCATTAGTGGATATTGCCCTCTCATTAGTTATTGGCTTTATTGTGGCCATACCTCTGTTTTTTGAATCCGGCATTTTTGTGAATACACCGGGTGTAGCTACGGGTTCGGCAGCAGAGGTGAGCGATATAAAAGTGAATATCCACCTTTTAAATGATGGGGGGATTCTTTTAAACGAAGAACCGGTTACCTACGAAAAATTGGAAGAACTATTGCCCCAGTTGCTCGCCCGAAGCCTGGAGAAAAGGGTCATCGTTTCCACGGATTCAGAAGTTACTTATGAAAGGGTGATACAGATCCTTGATCTCGCAAAACAGAAAGGTGCGGG